In Pseudomonas lalkuanensis, the following are encoded in one genomic region:
- a CDS encoding putative RNA methyltransferase: protein MKLICPLCQGALSAREQGLVCPANHSFDRARQGYYNLLPVQHKKSRDPGDNATMVEARRRFLDGGHYAPLASRLAALAAERDPESWLDIGCGEGYYTGQLAMALPATDGYALDISREAVKRACRRAPQLHWLVASMARVPLADGSCDLLASVFSPLDWQEALRLLSPGGGLLRMGPTREHLLELREKLYDEVRDYDDEKHLSQIPAGMRLAHSETLSYRMHLADAEARADLLAMTPHGWRASAERRAAVVAEAFDVTVSIRYDWIEKL from the coding sequence ATGAAACTCATCTGCCCCCTTTGCCAGGGTGCGCTGAGCGCCCGTGAACAGGGCCTGGTGTGCCCGGCCAATCACAGCTTCGACCGCGCGCGCCAGGGCTACTACAACCTGCTGCCGGTGCAGCACAAGAAGAGCCGCGACCCGGGCGACAACGCCACCATGGTCGAGGCGCGCCGGCGCTTCCTCGACGGCGGCCATTACGCACCGCTCGCCAGCCGCCTGGCGGCGCTCGCCGCCGAGCGCGACCCGGAAAGCTGGCTGGATATCGGCTGTGGCGAGGGCTATTACACCGGTCAGTTAGCCATGGCCCTGCCGGCCACCGATGGCTACGCCCTGGACATCTCCCGCGAGGCGGTGAAGCGCGCTTGCCGCCGCGCCCCGCAATTGCACTGGCTGGTGGCGAGCATGGCGCGGGTTCCCCTGGCCGACGGCAGTTGTGACCTGCTCGCCAGCGTCTTCAGCCCACTGGACTGGCAGGAAGCGCTGCGCCTGCTGTCCCCCGGTGGCGGCCTGCTGCGCATGGGGCCCACTCGAGAGCACCTGCTGGAGCTGCGCGAGAAGCTCTACGATGAAGTCCGCGACTACGACGACGAGAAGCACCTGTCGCAAATTCCAGCGGGCATGCGCCTGGCCCACAGCGAAACGCTGAGCTATCGCATGCACCTGGCTGACGCCGAGGCTCGCGCGGACCTGCTGGCCATGACCCCGCACGGCTGGCGTGCCAGCGCCGAACGCCGCGCCGCGGTGGTGGCCGAAGCCTTCGATGTGACGGTGTCCATTCGCTACGATTGGATCGAGAAACTCTAG
- a CDS encoding cold-shock protein has product MADREIGTVKWFNDAKGYGFIQRESGPDVFVHYRAIRGEGHRSLLEGQKVEFSVIQGQKGLQAEDVAKV; this is encoded by the coding sequence ATGGCTGATCGTGAGATCGGAACCGTCAAGTGGTTCAATGACGCCAAGGGCTATGGTTTCATTCAGCGCGAAAGCGGTCCTGATGTGTTCGTTCACTACCGTGCTATCCGCGGCGAGGGTCATCGCTCTCTGCTGGAAGGCCAGAAGGTGGAGTTTTCCGTGATCCAGGGTCAGAAGGGCCTGCAGGCGGAAGACGTCGCCAAGGTCTGA